A portion of the Phycodurus eques isolate BA_2022a chromosome 3, UOR_Pequ_1.1, whole genome shotgun sequence genome contains these proteins:
- the carnmt1 gene encoding carnosine N-methyltransferase has product MAETKEQAPLIGEYLPKERKTFTPEEEARLERQHFWRIIDAFRFYRGHVQEHVSRAERHFLSLPERHQNLLPSVLPHLVHIRQCADHNHEVLQAIVEHSIHMFENIEYGEREDPRKVRSSSTFDMDKLKSTIKQFVRDWSEAGQGERDSCYQPIIREIQRHFPSDQYDVSKVSVLVPGAGLGRLAWEIARLGYICQGNEWSFFMLFSSNFVLNRCEKVNCLTLYPWIHQFSNNKKSSDQTRSIRFPDVNPQSLPQDSDFSMVAGDFLEVYSDADSWDCVATCFFIDTAHNVIQYVETIWKILKPGGVWINLGPLLYHFENMANELSVELSYEDIRAAMVKLGFHIVLENESLHTTYTENERSMLKYIYDCVLFVARKPQNMYSNCQKENDQQSSPPAAKSPRQDNSECRT; this is encoded by the exons ATGGCGGAAACAAAAGAGCAGGCACCGCTAATAGGAGAATATTTGCCCAAGGAAAGAAAAACGTTCACCCCCGAGGAAGAGGCCAGGCTAGAAAGGCAACATTTTTGGAGAATAATCGACGCCTTTAGATTTTACAG gGGCCATGTGCAAGAGCATGTCAGTCGAGCCGAGCGTCACTTTCTGAGTCTCCCTGAGCGCCACCAGAATTTGCTGCCGTCTGTACTTCCACACCTGGTCCACATCCGTCAGTGCGCAGACCACAACCATGAAGTCCTGCAGGCCATCGTCGAGCACAGCATTCACATGTTTGAGAACATTGAGTACGGGGAGAGG GAGGATCCGAGGAAAGTGCGCTCCTCCTCGACATTTGACATGGACAAGCTCAAGTCCACCATTAAGCAGTTTGTCAGAGACTGGAGCGAGGCGGGTCAGGGTGAGCGGGACTCCTGCTATCAGCCCATCATCCGGGAGATCCAAAGGCACTTCCCAAGTGACCAATA TGATGTGTCTAAGGTCAGCGTGCTGGTCCCGGGGGCTGGACTCGGTCGTCTTGCTTGGGAAATTGCTCGTCTCGGTTATATTTGCCAGGGCAACGAATGGAGCTTCTTCATGCTTTTCTCTTCCAACTTTGTTCTTAATAG GTGTGAAAAGGTGAATTGTCTGACACTGTACCCCTGGATTCACCAGTTTAGCAACAATAAGAAGTCTTCCGATCAGACGCGGTCTATCAGATTTCCTGATGTCAATCCTCAGAGTTTACCACAAGATTCAGACTTCTCCATGGTAGCAGGAGACTTCCTCGAAGTCTACTCTGATGCAG ATTCTTGGGACTGTGTGGCTACTTGCTTCTTTATCGACACGGCTCATAAcgtcatacagtatgttgagaCCATCTGGAAGATTCTTAAGCCTGGAGGAGTGTGGATCAATCTAG gtCCGCTGTTGTACCATTTTGAGAACATGGCCAATGAACTGTCAGTTGAACTCAGCTACGAAGACATCAGGGCAGCGATGGTGAAATTAGGCTTCCACATTGTG TTGGAGAACGAGTCTCTACATACCACCTACACGGAGAACGAGCGCTCaatgttaaaatacatttacgaCTGCGTCCTCTTTGTGGCACGGAAACCTCAAAATATGTACTCTAACTGTCAAAAAGAGAATGACCAGCAGAGTTCACCGCCCGCTGCCAAATCGCCACGACAAGACAACTCGGAGTGTCGTACGtga
- the LOC133400507 gene encoding serine protease inhibitor A3M-like encodes MHAALGVWILSAVVCVGRGNHHVNHTDDRLSQVTSGNKEFAFQLYRKLAAQADNQDKNIFYSPSSVSVALAALSVGARGDTHQQLFSGLRYNTPQVTQNNVNQVFRTLLKRRDNSSDISEGTALFLDNTFEPKPEFVKDLKESFYTQVSNVNFKQTSESTNTINKYVSDKTNGMIEKLVDSLDPNTIMYLVSHIYFKGKWDTPFETKLTKEDMFTVNENTKVPVQMMNKEDSFHVYHDLEINTTVLRLPFNSSYSMLLLLPENMAELEKAICPQHLAKWANWMKVREYDIFLPKFSIKTDNYLEEVLIQMGMTHMFDDRADLSGISEGKKLLVSSVVHQAALDMDESGATAAAGTGIGITLMSFRNIPVLKFNRPFMLLITENGTDDILFMGRIINPNN; translated from the exons ATGCATGCGGCCCTCGGTGTCTGGATCTTATCAGCGGTGGTCTGTGTGGGACGAGGCAACCACCATGTAAATCACACTGATGACCGCCTGTCACAGGTCACCTCAGGGAACAAAGAGTTTGCCTTCCAGCTGTACAGGAAGTTGGCGGCTCAAGCTGACAACCAGGACAAGAACATCTTTTACTCTCCGAGTAGTGTGTCCGTCGCCTTGGCCGCTTTGTCTGTCGGAGCCCGCGGGGACACCCACCAACAGCTCTTTAGTGGTCTGCGTTATAACACCCCCCAAGTTACACAGAATAATGTAAATCAGGTCTTTCGCACGCTCCTCAAAAGGCGAGACAATTCATCGGACATCAGTGAAGGGACTGCTTTGTTCCTGGATAACACCTTCGAGCCAAAACCTGAGTTTGTGAAGGATTTGAAAGAATCCTTTTacacacaggtgtcaaatgTTAACTTTAAGCAAACATCGGAAAGTACTAATACCATCAATAAATATGTATCCGATAAGACCAATGGCATGATTGAGAAGTTGGTGGACAGCCTGGATCCGAACACAATCATGTACCTCGTCAGCCACATCTACTTCAAAG GAAAGTGGGACACTCCTTTTGAAACCAAGCTCACAAAAGAGGACATGTTCACTGTTAATGAGAACACCAAG GTTCCTGTCCAGATGATGAACAAGGAGGATAGTTTTCATGTCTATCATGACCTGGAAATTAACACAACCGTCCTGCGCCTTCCCTTCAACAGCTCTTATTCCATGCTCCTGCTGTTGCCTGAAAACATGGCAGAGCTAGAAAAGGCAATTTGTCCACAGCATCTTGCTAAATGGGCAAATTGGATGAAAGTCAG agaGTATGACATATTTCTTCCAAAGTTCTCTATTAAGACTGACAACTATCTGGAggaagtactgattcaaatgGGAATGACTCACATGTTTGATGATCGAGCAGATTTGAGTGGCATTTCAgaggggaagaagctgttggtcTCCAGT GTTGTGCACCAAGCTGCCCTTGACATGGACGAATCCGGAGCCACTGCGGCAGCTGGCACAGGCATTGGCATCACCCTGATGTCCTTCCGCAATATCCCTGTGCTGAAGTTCAATCGTCCATTCATGCTTCTCATCACTGAAAACGGCACAGATGACATTCTCTTTATGGGCAGGATAATTAATCCGAACAACTGA
- the wu:fa19b12 gene encoding uncharacterized protein wu:fa19b12, producing the protein MAKRHTDDTLFPQAPAKRKFRCLCRVVDLRLESMAAYGGVSPSRTLALLSGRCRKRPRSLEDSDVPQEAAPRCLKKTNPDAHDGSASHAQTCGLNREDLRSSTSRKRRRQESVQLETATAHLNDKTDADSEDCSFNSFQYWRAPLPQLDLSLLEETTEHCQIKHNSSVGNALDAMET; encoded by the exons ATGGCGAAGAGGCACACCGACGACACTTTATTTCCCCAAGCACCAGCGAAGAGAAAATTCCGCTGTCTGTGTCGTGTTGTTGACTTGCGGCTTGAGAGCATGGCGGCTTACGGGGGCGTGAGCCCGTCGCGCACGCTAGCTTTGTTGAGCGGTCGTTGCAGAAAAAGGCCACGTAGCTTGGAAGACTCGGATGTACCCCAAGAAGCAGCGCCTCGGTGCCTCAAGAAGACAAACCCGGACGCGCACGACGGGAGTGCGTCACATGCGCAGACGTGCGGACTTAATCGTGAAGATCTCAGATCCTCCACGTCCAGAAAACGACGCCGACAAGAGTCCGTTCAATTGGAGACCGCCACTGCTCATCTTAACGATAAA ACAGACGCCGACTCTGAAGATTGCAGTTTCAACTCTTTCCAGTACTGGAGGGCCCCTTTGCCTCAACTCGACCTTTCGCTGCTGGAAGAAACCACTGAACATTgccaaataaaacacaattcaaGTGTCGGAAACGCCTTGGATGCAATGGAGACCTGA